A region from the Triticum urartu cultivar G1812 chromosome 1, Tu2.1, whole genome shotgun sequence genome encodes:
- the LOC125547693 gene encoding aspartic proteinase, with protein MGQRLLLLVTTCLWALSCAVPHHASSRDGLLRINLNKKSLTHESLAAAKAARQHDALRLKSGDSDSDIVPLVDYLNTQYYGVIGLGTPPQNFTVIFDTGSSNLWVPSAKCYFSIACYLHPKYKSSKSSTYKADGETCKITYGSGAISGFFSNDNVLVGDLVVKNQKFIETTRETSVSFIVGKFDGILGLGYPDISVGKAPPVWLSMQEQKLLADDVFSFWLNRDSDALSGGELVFGGMDPDHYKGNHTYVPVSRKGYWQFNMGDLLIDGHSTGFCAKGCAAIVDSGTSLLAGPTAIVAQVNHAIGAEGIISTECKEVVSQYGEMILELLIAQTQPQKVCSQIGLCLFDGTHSVSNGIESVVGKENVGSDVMCTACEMAVVWIENQLRENKTKELILQYANQLCERLPSPNGESTVSCHEMSKMPNLAFTIASKTFVLTPEQYVVKLEQSGQTVCISGFMAFDIPPPRGPLWILGDVFMGAYHTVFDFGKDRIGFAESA; from the exons ATGGGGCAGAGGCTCCTATTACTGGTGACCACCTGTCTGTGGGCTCTTTCATGCGCCGTGCCGCACCACGCTTCCTCGCGTGATGGACTGCTTAGGATCAACCTCAACAAGAAGAGCTTGACCCATGAATCTCTGGCCGCAGCAAAGGCCGCGAGGCAGCACGATGCCCTCCGACTGAAGAGCGGCGATTCAGACAGCGACATCGTGCCTCTTGTCGACTACCTCAACACACAGTACTATGGGGTCATCGGCCTCGGCACGCCGCCGCAGAATTTCACAGTGATATTTGACACTGGGAGCTCCAACCTCTGGGTTCCCTCGGCGAAATGCTATTTCTCG ATAGCATGCTACCTCCACCCCAAATACAAGTCGAGCAAGTCAAGCACTTACAAAGCAGATG GTGAGACTTGCAAAATTACATATGGTTCTGGAGCAATCTCTGGATTTTTCAGCAATGATAATGTGTTGGTTGGGGACCTTGTTGTGAAAAATCAG AAATTCATCGAGACAACACGTGAAACAAGTGTTAGTTTTATCGTCGGGAAGTTTGATGGCATCCTTGGCCTTGGCTACCCTGACATCTCCGTTGGAAAAGCCCCTCCAGTATG GCTGAGCATGCAAGAGCAGAAGTTGCTCGCTGACGACGTATTCTCATTTTGGCTTAACCGGGATTCTGATGCACTTTCTGGCGGTGAGCTCGTCTTCGGTGGCATGGACCCGGATCACTATAAGGGAAACCACACCTATGTCCCTGTGAGCCGCAAAGGTTACTGGCAGTTTAACATGGGTGATCTCTTGATTGATGGCCACTCTACTGGCTTCTGTGCAAAAGGCTGTGCTGCTATTGTGGACTCCGGGACTTCCCTGCTGGCTGGCCCAACA GCTATAGTTGCGCAGGTGAACCATGCAATTGGAGCTGAGGGAATTATCAGCACCGAATgtaaagaggtggtgagccagtACGGAGAGATGATCCTAGAATTGTTAATAGCACAG ACACAGCCACAGAAAGTTTGCAGTCAGATTGGTCTGTGTTTGTTTGATGGTACTCACTCTGTCAG CAACGGGATTGAATCCGTTGTCGGTAAAGAAAATGTTGGCTCGGATGTTATGTGCACAGCCTGTGAGATGGCTGTTGTGTGGATAGAGAACCAGCTCcgtgaaaacaaaacaaaggagcTGATATTGCAATATGCTAACCAG CTGTGTGAGCGTCTACCGAGCCCAAATGGAGAGTCAACAGTCAGCTGCCATGAGATGTCAAAGATGCCGAATCTTGCTTTCACCATCGCAAGCAAGACTTTCGTGCTAACACCAGAGCAG TACGTTGTGAAACTGGAGCAATCAGGGCAAACCGTCTGCATCAGTGGGTTCATGGCATTCGACATACCGCCCCCACGTGGTCCTCTCTG GATTCTTGGGGATGTCTTCATGGGCGCTTACCACACCGTGTTCGACTTCGGCAAGGACAGAATCGGGTTTGCGGAATCGGCTTGA